Proteins co-encoded in one Kutzneria chonburiensis genomic window:
- a CDS encoding TetR/AcrR family transcriptional regulator codes for MRTNDAAGRVRAKRLPREVRERQILDAAVEVFSQRGYHAASMDEISEVADISKPMVYAYLGSKEDLFAACIRREATRLMEAIAAGVSEAGDRPDVQLWHGLRAFFGFVGEYRDSWQVLHRQASAQGGPFAQELLDMRRRAISLVAALLMNTSDSEAASLHTDAMAAALVGAGESLADWWLDHPEESAGAVAARLMNLVWMGFGNLVDGQMWQPPR; via the coding sequence ATGCGGACGAATGACGCGGCCGGCCGGGTCCGGGCCAAGCGGCTGCCACGCGAAGTGCGTGAGCGGCAGATCCTCGACGCCGCCGTCGAGGTCTTCTCCCAGCGCGGCTACCACGCCGCGTCGATGGACGAGATCTCCGAGGTCGCGGACATCTCCAAGCCCATGGTGTACGCCTACCTGGGCTCCAAGGAGGACTTGTTCGCCGCGTGCATCCGGCGGGAGGCCACCCGTCTCATGGAGGCCATCGCCGCCGGCGTCAGCGAGGCCGGCGACCGTCCTGACGTGCAACTTTGGCACGGCCTGCGGGCATTCTTTGGCTTTGTCGGCGAGTACCGCGACAGCTGGCAGGTGCTGCACCGCCAGGCCAGCGCCCAGGGCGGCCCCTTCGCCCAGGAGCTGCTCGACATGCGCCGCCGCGCCATCAGCCTCGTCGCCGCCCTGCTGATGAACACCTCCGACAGCGAGGCCGCATCCCTGCACACCGACGCCATGGCCGCCGCCCTCGTCGGCGCCGGCGAGTCCCTGGCCGACTGGTGGCTCGACCATCCCGAGGAATCCGCCGGCGCCGTCGCCGCACGTCTGATGAACCTCGTCTGGATGGGCTTCGGCAACCTCGTCGACGGCCAGATGTGGCAGCCGCCCCGCTAG
- a CDS encoding SCP2 sterol-binding domain-containing protein: MADIEQLTSLDPKKISKDEFVTLLSAFTEAANDGTQLDLSAMPPQDFARIISRASKEQIDAVMAVPTLRGPILDEVFRRMEVHFRTERAGATRAVVHFRLINGDDFDRYQVRIEDSTCAITKNGENEPRATVTLAPLEFLKLATGNASAPVLFMTGKLKVKGDLGFAAGFMSLFDIPKA; encoded by the coding sequence ATGGCCGACATCGAGCAGTTGACATCCCTCGATCCCAAGAAGATCAGCAAAGACGAGTTCGTGACGCTGCTGTCCGCCTTCACCGAGGCGGCGAACGACGGCACGCAGCTGGACCTGAGCGCGATGCCCCCGCAGGACTTCGCCCGGATCATCTCGCGGGCGTCCAAGGAGCAGATCGACGCCGTGATGGCCGTGCCGACGCTGCGCGGGCCGATCCTGGACGAGGTGTTCCGCCGCATGGAGGTGCACTTCCGCACCGAGCGGGCCGGCGCCACCCGGGCCGTCGTGCACTTCCGCCTGATCAACGGCGACGACTTCGACCGGTACCAGGTGCGCATCGAGGACAGCACCTGCGCGATCACCAAGAACGGCGAGAACGAGCCGAGGGCCACCGTCACGCTGGCGCCGCTGGAGTTCCTCAAGCTGGCCACCGGCAACGCGTCCGCCCCCGTGCTGTTCATGACCGGCAAGCTCAAGGTCAAGGGCGATCTCGGTTTCGCGGCCGGCTTCATGAGCCTGTTCGACATCCCCAAGGCGTGA
- a CDS encoding M20/M25/M40 family metallo-hydrolase, which yields MGRVEPTALFNTVSGLWDDAVLPSLSEFVAIPAVSPAFDPAWAANGHLAAGVAHVRDWIADRDLPGVELEIVQLPERTPLLLVDIPAMPGHEDAGTALLYGHLDKQPPVGGWADGLDAWTPVIRDGRLFGRGAADDGYAGYAAIAAIEALRGNGGAHGRCVIMLEACEESGSPDLEAYVRHLADRLGRITLVVCLDSGAADYERMWLTTTLRGMVQVTATVKVLEFGQHSGMVSGIVPSSFRVLRQLLDRIEDSATGRIKIAEMHVDVPAGRQGEIRESVDTAPGFASAGIPFADGVAAVTADEVEQVLNNTWGPTLSIIGADGLPLPADAGNVLRPFTTLVLSFRLPPTADSAAAMDAVTKVLTTDVPYGAHVELTRLEHADGWNAPELAPWLRAALDDAGQEVFGGPWRTLGVGGSIPFMGLLNGIYPEAQFLATGALGPGSNAHVPDESLHIDYAKKITAAIAKVLDAHARH from the coding sequence ATCGGCCGGGTGGAGCCAACAGCACTGTTCAACACCGTCAGTGGGCTGTGGGACGACGCCGTCCTGCCCAGCCTGTCCGAGTTCGTCGCGATCCCGGCCGTTTCGCCGGCTTTCGACCCGGCGTGGGCCGCCAACGGCCACCTCGCCGCCGGTGTCGCGCACGTCAGGGACTGGATCGCCGACCGCGACCTGCCCGGCGTCGAGCTCGAGATCGTCCAGCTGCCCGAGCGCACCCCGCTGCTGCTGGTCGACATTCCCGCCATGCCCGGTCATGAGGATGCCGGCACCGCGCTGCTCTACGGCCACCTGGACAAGCAGCCGCCGGTCGGCGGCTGGGCCGACGGCCTCGACGCGTGGACGCCCGTCATCCGTGACGGCCGGCTGTTCGGTCGCGGCGCGGCCGACGACGGTTATGCCGGCTATGCCGCTATCGCTGCTATCGAGGCGTTGCGGGGCAACGGCGGCGCGCACGGCCGCTGCGTGATCATGCTCGAGGCCTGTGAGGAGTCCGGCAGCCCCGATCTGGAGGCGTACGTCCGGCACCTGGCCGACCGGCTCGGCCGGATCACCCTCGTGGTGTGCCTCGACTCCGGGGCCGCCGACTACGAGCGGATGTGGCTGACCACCACGCTGCGCGGCATGGTGCAGGTGACCGCCACCGTCAAGGTGCTGGAGTTCGGGCAGCACTCCGGCATGGTCAGCGGCATCGTGCCCAGCTCGTTCCGGGTGCTGCGGCAGCTGCTCGACCGTATCGAGGACTCCGCCACCGGGCGAATCAAGATCGCCGAGATGCACGTGGACGTGCCGGCCGGGCGGCAGGGCGAGATCCGCGAGAGCGTCGACACCGCGCCCGGTTTCGCCAGCGCCGGCATTCCCTTCGCCGACGGCGTCGCGGCCGTCACCGCGGACGAGGTCGAGCAGGTCCTGAACAACACCTGGGGCCCGACGCTGTCGATCATCGGCGCCGACGGGCTGCCGCTGCCGGCCGACGCCGGCAACGTGCTGCGGCCGTTCACCACGCTCGTGCTGAGCTTCCGGCTGCCGCCCACCGCCGACTCCGCCGCCGCCATGGACGCCGTCACCAAGGTCCTCACCACCGACGTCCCCTACGGCGCCCACGTCGAGCTCACCCGTCTCGAGCACGCCGACGGCTGGAACGCCCCCGAGCTCGCCCCGTGGCTGCGTGCCGCGTTGGACGACGCCGGCCAGGAGGTCTTCGGCGGCCCGTGGCGCACCCTCGGCGTCGGCGGCTCCATCCCGTTCATGGGGCTGCTCAACGGCATCTACCCCGAGGCGCAGTTCCTCGCCACCGGCGCGCTCGGCCCGGGCAGCAACGCCCACGTGCCGGACGAGTCCCTGCACAT
- a CDS encoding alpha-ketoacid dehydrogenase subunit beta: MAAPTMDRSTDTPSAKPQTITMIKGLNQALRTEMERDPKVIVMGEDVGKLGGVFRVTDGLQKDFGEQRVLDTPLSESGIIGTAIGLAIRGYRPICEIQFDGFIFPGFDQIVSQLAKLHYRTQGRIKLPIVVRVPFGGGIGAVEHHSESPESYFAHTAGLKVVACSNPVDAYWMLRQAIECDDPVLFFEPKRRYHEKAELDLSVAPQPLFSSRVLRKGSTATIATYGPMVRTSMDAATAGAEDGLDLEVIDLRSLSPLDLGPVYESVRRTGRLIVVSEAPSESSIAGEIAAKVQQECFYSLEAPVLRVTGFDTPYPPAKLEENFLPDLDRVLAAVDRSLAW; this comes from the coding sequence ATGGCCGCGCCGACCATGGACCGCTCGACCGACACGCCGTCGGCCAAGCCGCAGACGATCACCATGATCAAGGGCCTCAACCAGGCCCTGCGCACCGAGATGGAGCGCGACCCCAAGGTCATCGTGATGGGTGAGGACGTCGGCAAGCTCGGCGGCGTCTTCCGCGTCACCGACGGCCTCCAGAAGGACTTCGGCGAGCAGCGCGTGCTGGACACGCCGCTGTCCGAGTCCGGCATCATCGGCACCGCGATCGGCCTGGCCATCCGCGGCTACCGGCCGATCTGCGAGATCCAGTTCGACGGCTTCATCTTCCCCGGCTTCGACCAGATCGTCAGCCAGCTGGCCAAGCTGCACTACCGGACCCAGGGCCGGATCAAGCTGCCGATCGTGGTGCGGGTGCCCTTCGGCGGCGGTATCGGCGCGGTCGAGCACCACTCCGAGTCGCCGGAGTCGTACTTCGCGCACACCGCCGGCCTGAAGGTGGTGGCCTGCTCCAACCCGGTCGACGCGTACTGGATGCTGCGCCAGGCCATCGAGTGCGACGACCCGGTGCTGTTCTTCGAGCCCAAGCGCCGCTACCACGAGAAGGCCGAGCTCGACCTGTCCGTCGCCCCGCAGCCGCTGTTCAGCTCGCGGGTGCTGCGCAAGGGGTCCACCGCGACCATCGCGACGTACGGGCCGATGGTCCGTACCAGCATGGACGCGGCGACCGCCGGCGCCGAGGACGGTCTCGACCTCGAGGTCATCGACCTGCGCTCGCTGTCCCCGCTCGACCTCGGCCCGGTCTACGAGTCGGTGCGGCGCACCGGCCGGCTGATCGTGGTCAGCGAGGCGCCGAGCGAGTCGTCGATCGCCGGCGAGATCGCCGCCAAGGTCCAGCAGGAGTGCTTCTACTCGCTGGAGGCGCCCGTGCTCCGGGTGACCGGCTTCGACACCCCGTACCCGCCGGCCAAGTTGGAGGAGAACTTCCTGCCCGACCTTGACCGGGTGCTGGCCGCCGTCGACCGCTCGCTCGCCTGGTAA
- the pdhA gene encoding pyruvate dehydrogenase (acetyl-transferring) E1 component subunit alpha, translated as MSSPERWSRPQPSGAPAATAASPTAEQVIAGLRATSEGGPELVQLLTPEGERVDHPDFHIDITPDELRDLYRDMVLVRRADREANALQRQGQLGLWVPLLGQEAAQIGAGRALRPTDMAFPSYREHGVAWCRGVHPKEIVGMFRGVDHGAWDPVDRRFHPYTIVIGNQCLNAAGYAMGQRFDGKVGDDNGEATMVFFGDGATSQGDVHEAFVWASVYDAPLVFFCQNNQWAISEPTERQSRLPLYQRARGYGFPGIRVDGNDVLATLAVARWALDECRHGNGPVLIEAFTYRMDSHTTSDDATRYRLSQEVEEWKLKDPIERVKAHLSRNGFADHDFFDGVQAEADELAAVLREHCVNLPEPPPGRMFDNVYAEPSATLEAQRNEYETYLAGFAGGEH; from the coding sequence ATGTCGTCCCCAGAACGATGGTCGCGACCGCAGCCGTCGGGAGCCCCAGCCGCCACCGCGGCCAGCCCTACGGCGGAGCAGGTGATCGCCGGCTTGCGGGCCACCAGCGAAGGCGGGCCGGAGCTGGTCCAGCTGCTCACCCCCGAGGGTGAGCGCGTCGACCACCCGGACTTCCACATCGACATCACGCCCGACGAGCTGCGCGACCTGTACCGGGACATGGTCCTGGTCCGCCGCGCCGACCGCGAGGCGAACGCCCTGCAACGCCAGGGCCAGCTGGGCCTGTGGGTGCCGCTGCTGGGCCAGGAGGCCGCGCAGATCGGCGCCGGCCGGGCGCTGCGGCCCACCGACATGGCCTTCCCCAGCTACCGAGAGCACGGCGTGGCCTGGTGCCGCGGCGTGCACCCGAAAGAGATCGTCGGCATGTTCCGCGGCGTCGACCACGGCGCGTGGGACCCGGTGGACCGGCGTTTCCACCCGTACACGATCGTCATCGGCAACCAGTGCCTGAACGCGGCCGGCTACGCCATGGGCCAGCGTTTCGACGGCAAGGTCGGCGACGACAACGGGGAAGCCACCATGGTCTTCTTCGGTGACGGCGCGACCAGCCAGGGCGACGTGCACGAGGCCTTCGTGTGGGCCTCGGTCTACGACGCGCCGCTGGTGTTCTTCTGCCAGAACAACCAGTGGGCCATCTCCGAGCCGACCGAGCGGCAGAGCCGGCTCCCGCTGTACCAGCGGGCCCGCGGCTACGGCTTCCCCGGCATCCGGGTCGACGGCAACGACGTGCTGGCCACGCTGGCGGTCGCCCGCTGGGCGCTGGACGAGTGCCGGCACGGCAACGGCCCGGTGTTGATCGAGGCCTTCACGTACCGGATGGACTCGCACACCACCTCCGACGACGCCACCCGCTACCGGCTGTCCCAAGAGGTCGAGGAGTGGAAGCTGAAGGACCCGATCGAACGGGTCAAGGCCCACCTGAGCCGCAACGGCTTCGCCGACCACGACTTCTTCGACGGCGTGCAGGCCGAGGCCGACGAGCTGGCGGCGGTGCTGCGCGAGCACTGCGTCAACTTGCCGGAGCCCCCGCCGGGCCGGATGTTCGACAACGTCTACGCCGAGCCCAGCGCCACGCTGGAGGCGCAGCGCAACGAGTACGAGACCTACCTCGCCGGGTTCGCCGGAGGTGAGCACTGA
- a CDS encoding S1 RNA-binding domain-containing protein: MSWNEFLGAHAVGDVVDGTVSKVLPFGAFIRVSGFDGLLPQVKTLSDGQPVRVRILAIDDAGQRFSLEME, encoded by the coding sequence ATGTCCTGGAACGAATTCCTTGGCGCGCACGCGGTCGGTGACGTCGTCGACGGCACGGTGAGCAAGGTGCTGCCGTTCGGCGCGTTCATCCGCGTCAGCGGCTTCGACGGCCTGCTGCCGCAGGTCAAGACCCTCAGCGACGGGCAGCCGGTGCGCGTGCGCATCCTGGCCATCGATGACGCGGGCCAGCGGTTCAGCCTGGAGATGGAGTAA
- a CDS encoding glutaminase: protein MNYQELIDDAVEAARTHLGHGRVADYIPALACADPNAVGMALATVDGEVFQSGDASATFSIQSISKLFTLALVLAEGGESLWRRVGREPSGNPFNSLVQLETEHGIPRNPFINAGAIVVTDRLLTLTGDAAEQVRQFLRAESENPALATNAEIAASEAEHGHRNAALAHFIASHGNLDNDVDAVLAQYYGHCAIEASCRDLALAGRFLARHGVRADGVRLLSRSEAKQINAVMLTCGTYDAAGEFAYRVGLPGKSGVGGGVLAIIPGRGAVCAWSPGLDPAGNSVAAVAALDAFTTGSGLSVF, encoded by the coding sequence GTGAACTACCAGGAGCTGATCGACGACGCGGTCGAGGCCGCCCGGACGCATCTCGGCCACGGCCGCGTCGCCGACTACATCCCGGCGTTGGCGTGTGCCGACCCGAACGCGGTGGGTATGGCGTTGGCGACGGTCGACGGCGAGGTGTTCCAGTCTGGCGACGCCTCGGCGACGTTCTCGATCCAGAGCATCTCGAAGCTGTTCACGTTGGCCTTGGTGCTGGCCGAGGGCGGCGAGTCGCTGTGGCGGCGGGTGGGCCGCGAGCCGTCCGGCAATCCGTTCAACTCGTTGGTGCAGCTGGAAACCGAGCACGGCATCCCGCGCAATCCGTTCATCAACGCGGGCGCGATCGTGGTGACCGACCGGCTGCTCACGTTGACCGGTGACGCGGCCGAGCAGGTGCGGCAGTTTCTTCGTGCCGAGTCTGAAAACCCTGCGCTGGCAACGAATGCGGAAATCGCCGCGTCGGAAGCCGAGCACGGGCACCGGAATGCGGCGCTGGCCCACTTCATCGCCAGTCACGGCAACCTCGACAACGACGTGGATGCCGTGTTGGCCCAGTACTACGGGCACTGCGCGATCGAGGCCAGCTGCCGTGATCTCGCGCTGGCCGGGCGTTTCCTTGCGCGGCACGGGGTTCGGGCCGACGGCGTGCGGCTGCTGTCCCGCAGCGAGGCCAAGCAGATCAACGCCGTGATGCTGACCTGCGGCACCTACGACGCCGCCGGTGAGTTCGCGTACCGGGTGGGGCTGCCGGGTAAGAGCGGAGTCGGCGGTGGGGTGCTGGCGATCATCCCCGGCCGTGGCGCGGTCTGCGCGTGGAGCCCCGGGTTGGATCCGGCCGGCAACTCGGTGGCGGCCGTCGCCGCGCTGGACGCGTTCACCACGGGCAGCGGCCTTTCGGTGTTCTAG
- a CDS encoding dihydrolipoamide acetyltransferase family protein: protein MPQFKHFPLPDVGEGLVEAEILTWHVKPGDTVTVNQIIVEIETAKAAVELPCPFAGVVTELLAEPGKTVDVGTPIIVIDVDPNGEAAPVNGSVEPERVPNLVGYGVKAVTAKRRARVGAPAAVPASAAVSAAVAPVTVVPTPPVLEPEPVAAGGYVPLAKPPVRKLAKDLGIDLAGLAGSGPGGVITREDVEQAVAPAAAPVAVASRGERRVPIKGVRKATAQAMVESAFKAPHVTEFLTVDVTPMMELRAKLKDSAEFRGVKLTPLVFAAKAMCLAVRRTPDVNATWDEAANEIVYKDYVHLGVAAATPRGLVVPKVRDADQLSLRGLAEALEQLTVTARDGKTTPADMLNGTITITNVGVFGVDTGTPIINPGESAILAFGAIRDMPWVVDGQVVPRKVCQLALSFDHRVVDGQQGSQYLADVGALLADPAVAITY from the coding sequence ATGCCGCAGTTCAAGCACTTCCCCCTGCCCGACGTGGGCGAGGGGCTGGTCGAGGCGGAGATCCTCACCTGGCACGTCAAGCCGGGCGACACGGTCACCGTCAACCAGATCATCGTGGAGATCGAGACGGCCAAGGCCGCGGTCGAGCTGCCGTGCCCGTTCGCGGGCGTGGTGACCGAGCTGCTGGCCGAGCCGGGCAAGACGGTCGACGTCGGCACGCCGATCATCGTCATCGACGTGGATCCGAACGGGGAGGCCGCGCCGGTCAACGGCTCGGTCGAGCCGGAGCGGGTGCCCAACCTGGTCGGCTACGGCGTCAAGGCGGTCACCGCCAAGCGCCGGGCCCGGGTCGGCGCCCCGGCGGCCGTGCCCGCGTCGGCCGCTGTTTCGGCGGCCGTTGCCCCGGTGACGGTGGTGCCGACGCCGCCGGTCCTCGAGCCCGAACCCGTTGCGGCCGGCGGTTATGTGCCGCTGGCCAAGCCGCCGGTGCGCAAGCTGGCCAAGGACCTCGGCATCGACCTCGCCGGTTTGGCCGGGAGCGGTCCCGGTGGCGTGATCACCCGTGAGGACGTGGAGCAGGCCGTCGCGCCGGCGGCGGCCCCGGTTGCCGTCGCCTCGCGGGGCGAGCGCCGGGTGCCGATCAAGGGCGTGCGCAAGGCAACCGCGCAGGCCATGGTCGAGAGCGCCTTCAAGGCCCCGCATGTCACGGAGTTCCTGACCGTCGACGTGACGCCGATGATGGAGCTGCGGGCCAAGCTCAAGGACAGCGCCGAATTCCGCGGCGTCAAGCTCACCCCGCTCGTGTTCGCGGCCAAGGCCATGTGCCTCGCCGTGCGCCGCACGCCGGACGTGAACGCGACCTGGGACGAGGCCGCCAACGAGATCGTCTACAAGGACTACGTGCACCTCGGCGTCGCCGCCGCCACGCCGCGGGGCCTGGTCGTTCCCAAGGTCCGTGACGCCGATCAGCTGTCGTTGCGTGGTCTGGCCGAGGCGTTGGAGCAGCTCACCGTGACCGCGCGGGACGGCAAGACCACGCCTGCGGACATGCTGAACGGCACCATCACCATCACCAACGTCGGCGTGTTCGGCGTGGACACCGGCACGCCGATCATCAACCCCGGTGAGTCGGCGATCCTGGCCTTCGGAGCCATCCGCGACATGCCGTGGGTGGTCGACGGCCAGGTCGTGCCGCGCAAGGTGTGCCAGCTGGCGTTGAGCTTCGACCACCGGGTGGTCGACGGCCAGCAGGGCTCGCAGTACCTGGCCGACGTGGGCGCGCTGCTGGCCGACCCGGCCGTGGCGATCACCTACTGA
- a CDS encoding MerR family transcriptional regulator, whose protein sequence is MNGDELYGIGELARLTGLSVRTIRFYSDSGLLPPTERTHAGYRMYDIHALTRLKFVRTLRELGVDLPTVNRVLSREVSIPELAAEHAEALDVQIRTLRLRRSVLRAVAKRGSSPRELEMVHELARMTEEERQAILDDFWREVDEGLPATENAAWMRRVRAELPDDPTPAQVEAWIEFVELVRDPGFRAKIRTMAVENARMVADGTANPLSDAYHVAMEQALTKVTEAMAAGFTPDSDTGRRIVLEMNASVAAALGRPADPDFDAWLVRLNDTFGDDRAERYWNLLGTINGWAEYPSPKPARDWLTEATRAAR, encoded by the coding sequence GTGAACGGGGACGAGTTGTACGGGATCGGGGAATTGGCCAGGCTGACCGGCCTGTCCGTGCGGACCATCCGCTTCTACTCCGACTCCGGGCTGCTGCCCCCGACCGAACGCACCCACGCCGGCTACCGGATGTACGACATCCACGCGCTGACACGGCTCAAGTTCGTTCGCACGCTGCGTGAGCTCGGTGTCGACCTGCCGACCGTGAACCGGGTGCTCTCCCGTGAGGTGAGCATTCCGGAGTTGGCCGCGGAGCACGCCGAGGCACTCGACGTCCAGATCCGGACGTTGCGGCTGCGACGGTCCGTGCTGCGTGCCGTGGCCAAGCGGGGGTCGAGCCCTAGGGAGCTGGAGATGGTGCACGAGTTGGCCAGGATGACCGAGGAGGAGCGGCAGGCGATCCTCGACGACTTCTGGCGGGAGGTGGACGAGGGGCTGCCCGCCACCGAGAACGCCGCGTGGATGCGGCGGGTCCGGGCCGAGCTGCCCGACGATCCCACTCCCGCGCAGGTAGAGGCGTGGATCGAGTTCGTCGAGCTGGTGCGGGACCCCGGCTTCCGGGCCAAGATCCGCACCATGGCCGTGGAGAACGCGCGGATGGTCGCCGACGGCACCGCCAACCCGCTGTCCGACGCCTACCACGTCGCCATGGAGCAGGCCCTTACCAAGGTCACCGAAGCCATGGCCGCCGGCTTCACCCCCGACTCCGACACCGGTCGCCGCATCGTCCTCGAGATGAACGCCTCCGTCGCCGCCGCCCTCGGCCGCCCCGCCGACCCCGACTTCGACGCGTGGCTCGTCCGACTGAACGACACCTTCGGCGACGACCGGGCCGAGCGCTACTGGAATCTGCTCGGCACCATCAACGGCTGGGCCGAGTACCCCAGCCCCAAACCGGCCCGCGACTGGCTCACCGAGGCCACCCGCGCCGCCCGATAG
- a CDS encoding MaoC family dehydratase: protein MYLRAALTAFRRGGSTLPSDVLSRSDVSVSLEHLAAYNRVCGFGLRDELPATYPHVLAFPLQMRLMTSSGFPFPLPGLVHVGNRISLSRPVLASEPFDLRVRAVDLRPHERGQQFDVVSELLVDSAVVWTDVSTYLRRSGSGSAGSSGSSEVPEPSAVWSVPSDIGRQYAAVSGDRNPIHLNPLAARLFGFQRAIAHGMWTKARSLAAIAERLPSAYTVDVRFKLPVLLPARVGFSVSAAGDGWEFAVHDIRSRRPHLAGTVAAFVPTT, encoded by the coding sequence ATGTACCTGCGCGCCGCGCTCACCGCGTTCCGCCGCGGCGGTTCCACGCTGCCTTCCGACGTCCTGTCGCGCTCCGACGTCTCCGTCTCGTTGGAGCATTTGGCCGCGTACAACCGGGTTTGCGGCTTCGGCCTGCGTGACGAGCTGCCCGCCACCTATCCGCACGTGTTGGCTTTCCCGTTGCAGATGCGGCTCATGACCTCGTCCGGTTTTCCCTTCCCGCTGCCCGGTCTGGTGCATGTGGGAAATCGGATCTCCTTGTCCCGCCCCGTTCTTGCCTCGGAACCGTTCGACCTTCGGGTGCGGGCCGTCGACCTTCGGCCGCATGAGCGGGGGCAGCAGTTCGACGTCGTCAGCGAGCTGCTCGTCGATTCCGCCGTCGTGTGGACCGATGTCAGCACCTACCTGCGGCGTTCCGGCTCCGGCTCCGCCGGCTCTTCGGGTTCGTCCGAGGTCCCCGAGCCGTCCGCCGTGTGGTCCGTGCCCTCCGACATCGGCCGTCAGTACGCCGCCGTGTCCGGGGACCGGAACCCCATCCACCTCAACCCTTTGGCGGCCCGCCTTTTCGGCTTCCAGCGGGCCATCGCCCACGGCATGTGGACCAAGGCCCGCAGCCTCGCCGCCATCGCCGAGCGCCTGCCGTCCGCCTACACCGTCGACGTCCGCTTCAAGCTGCCCGTCTTGTTGCCGGCCCGCGTCGGCTTCAGCGTCTCCGCCGCCGGCGACGGCTGGGAGTTCGCCGTGCACGACATCCGCAGCCGCCGCCCCCACCTCGCCGGCACGGTCGCCGCCTTCGTTCCGACCACGTAA
- a CDS encoding acyl-CoA dehydrogenase family protein, which produces MAGFSLELNEDQRDLRDWVHGFAKDVIRPAAPEWDEREETPWPIIQEAAKIGLYGFESLATWFADPIGLSLPIATEELFWGDAGIALAIMGTGLAVAGIFASGEPEQLAEWVPECFGDENDPKVAAFCASEPQAGSDVSGYRTRARYDEATDEWVINGQKAWATNGGIANVHVVTAVVDPTLGARGQAGFIVPPGTPGVASTRKIKKHGLRASHTADVFFDDVRVPGRCVLGGKERVEARLARAREGKKAGGQAAMATFETTRPTVGAMAVGVARAAYDYALEYAKDREAFGRKIIQNQSIAFDLANMRMEIDAARMLVWRAAWMGRNNVPFEAGEGSMSKLKASEVAVWSTERAIQILGGAGYTREHPVERMHRDAKIFTIFEGTSEIQRLVISRAISGIHIP; this is translated from the coding sequence ATGGCCGGCTTCTCCCTCGAACTCAACGAGGACCAGCGCGACCTGCGTGACTGGGTGCACGGCTTCGCCAAGGACGTGATCCGCCCGGCCGCCCCCGAGTGGGACGAGCGCGAGGAGACACCGTGGCCGATCATCCAGGAGGCGGCCAAGATCGGCCTGTACGGCTTCGAGTCGCTGGCCACCTGGTTCGCCGACCCGATCGGGCTGTCCCTGCCCATCGCCACCGAGGAGCTGTTCTGGGGTGACGCCGGCATCGCGCTGGCGATCATGGGCACCGGCCTCGCGGTGGCCGGCATCTTCGCCTCCGGCGAGCCCGAGCAGCTGGCCGAGTGGGTGCCGGAGTGCTTCGGCGACGAGAACGACCCGAAGGTGGCGGCGTTCTGCGCGTCCGAGCCGCAGGCCGGCTCGGACGTCAGCGGCTACCGCACCCGGGCCCGCTACGACGAGGCCACCGACGAGTGGGTGATCAACGGCCAGAAGGCGTGGGCCACCAACGGCGGCATCGCCAACGTGCACGTAGTGACCGCGGTCGTCGACCCCACTCTGGGTGCACGCGGCCAGGCCGGCTTCATCGTGCCGCCCGGAACGCCCGGTGTGGCCAGCACTCGCAAGATCAAGAAGCACGGCCTGCGCGCCTCGCACACAGCCGACGTCTTCTTCGATGACGTGCGGGTGCCCGGACGCTGCGTGCTTGGCGGCAAGGAGCGCGTCGAGGCCCGGCTGGCCCGGGCCCGCGAGGGCAAGAAGGCCGGCGGCCAGGCCGCGATGGCGACCTTCGAGACCACCCGCCCCACCGTCGGCGCGATGGCCGTCGGCGTCGCCCGCGCCGCGTACGACTACGCGCTGGAGTACGCCAAGGACCGCGAGGCCTTCGGCCGCAAGATCATCCAGAACCAGTCGATCGCCTTCGACCTGGCCAACATGCGCATGGAGATCGACGCCGCGCGCATGCTGGTGTGGCGCGCCGCCTGGATGGGCCGCAACAACGTGCCCTTCGAGGCCGGCGAGGGCTCCATGTCCAAGCTCAAGGCCAGCGAGGTCGCCGTCTGGTCCACCGAGCGGGCCATCCAGATCCTCGGCGGCGCCGGCTACACCCGTGAGCACCCGGTGGAGCGCATGCACCGGGACGCCAAGATCTTCACGATTTTCGAGGGCACCAGTGAGATCCAACGACTGGTGATCTCCCGTGCCATCTCGGGGATCCACATCCCCTGA